Proteins found in one Rhodothermales bacterium genomic segment:
- the hisA gene encoding 1-(5-phosphoribosyl)-5-[(5-phosphoribosylamino)methylideneamino]imidazole-4-carboxamide isomerase, producing the protein MLLVIPAIDLRGGHCVRLRQGNYEDETVYFDDPVKMAKLWRVQNARVLHLVDLDAARTKDGEATSNRAIIHEIAEALDIPVQVGGGVRTMDDVDALIDAGVYRVVLGTAAVRNPDLVEEAVAKHSCSRIVVGIDAKDGEVRVEGWEKGSGVDAVDLALDMERRGVRRIVYTDIARDGMLDGPNVEAYRALGTALTKARVTASGGVSGYRDLLRLQELSPLGVDSVIVGRALYENKFPCQQFWCWHRKTEVDLDRYSTAKMAQPDADCD; encoded by the coding sequence ATGCTGCTCGTCATCCCCGCTATCGACCTCCGCGGCGGCCACTGCGTCCGCCTCCGGCAGGGCAACTACGAAGACGAGACCGTCTACTTCGACGACCCCGTCAAGATGGCGAAGCTGTGGCGCGTGCAGAACGCCCGCGTCCTCCACCTTGTCGACCTCGACGCAGCGCGCACGAAGGACGGCGAGGCGACCTCCAACCGCGCGATCATCCACGAGATCGCCGAGGCGCTCGACATTCCTGTGCAGGTCGGCGGCGGCGTCCGGACGATGGACGATGTCGACGCTCTCATCGACGCGGGGGTGTACCGCGTCGTGCTCGGGACCGCGGCCGTCCGCAACCCGGACCTCGTCGAGGAGGCCGTGGCGAAGCACTCGTGCAGCCGGATCGTCGTGGGCATCGATGCGAAGGACGGCGAAGTCCGCGTTGAGGGCTGGGAGAAAGGCAGCGGCGTCGACGCCGTGGACCTCGCGCTCGACATGGAGCGGCGCGGCGTCCGGCGCATCGTCTACACCGACATCGCCCGCGACGGGATGCTCGACGGGCCGAACGTCGAGGCCTACCGCGCGCTCGGGACGGCGCTCACGAAGGCGCGCGTCACCGCGTCCGGCGGCGTCTCCGGCTACCGCGACCTCCTCCGCCTCCAAGAGCTGAGCCCGCTCGGCGTTGACTCCGTGATCGTCGGGCGCGCGCTCTACGAGAACAAGTTTCCGTGCCAGCAATTCTGGTGCTGGCACCGCAAGACCGAGGTCGACCTCGACCGCTACTCAACGGCGAAAATGGCGCAGCCTGACGCCGACTGCGACTGA
- the hisF gene encoding imidazole glycerol phosphate synthase subunit HisF translates to MVLAKRIIPCLDVHAGRVVKGVQFVDLVDAGDPVEQARFYDEAGADELVFLDITATHEGRDTMHEVVRRTADQVFIPLTVGGGIRTVDDIRAMLDAGADKVAVNSAALADPDLITRGARAFGAQCIVVAIDAKRTGETASGWEVFTHGGRKPTGIDLLAWAAEAEARGAGEFLVTSMDRDGTGDGYDLAMLEALHEHVTVPVIASGGAGTLDHLRDGLAVADAVLAASIFHFRTFSIPEAKQHLRAAGLPVREDVALAAP, encoded by the coding sequence ATCGTGCTCGCCAAACGCATCATCCCCTGCCTCGACGTCCACGCCGGCCGCGTGGTGAAAGGCGTGCAGTTCGTCGACCTCGTGGACGCCGGCGACCCTGTCGAGCAGGCCCGGTTCTACGACGAGGCCGGGGCCGACGAACTGGTATTTCTCGACATCACGGCGACGCACGAGGGCCGCGACACGATGCACGAGGTCGTCCGCCGCACGGCCGATCAGGTGTTCATCCCCCTCACCGTCGGCGGCGGGATTCGGACCGTGGACGACATCCGCGCGATGCTCGACGCGGGTGCGGACAAAGTCGCCGTCAACTCCGCCGCCCTCGCCGACCCCGACCTCATCACGCGGGGCGCGCGCGCGTTCGGTGCGCAGTGCATCGTCGTCGCCATCGACGCGAAACGCACGGGCGAGACGGCGTCGGGGTGGGAGGTCTTCACGCACGGCGGGCGCAAGCCGACGGGCATCGACCTGCTCGCGTGGGCGGCCGAGGCCGAAGCGCGCGGCGCAGGCGAGTTCCTCGTCACCTCGATGGACCGCGACGGCACGGGCGACGGCTACGACCTCGCCATGCTCGAAGCGCTCCACGAGCACGTCACCGTCCCCGTCATCGCCTCCGGCGGCGCGGGCACGCTCGACCACCTCCGCGATGGGCTCGCCGTGGCCGACGCCGTCCTCGCCGCGTCGATCTTCCACTTCCGCACGTTTTCGATCCCCGAGGCCAAGCAGCACCTCCGCGCCGCCGGGTTGCCCGTGCGCGAAGACGTAGCCCTCGCCGCGCCATGA